A portion of the Pleuronectes platessa chromosome 15, fPlePla1.1, whole genome shotgun sequence genome contains these proteins:
- the slc25a14 gene encoding brain mitochondrial carrier protein 1 isoform X2: MFHALFKIGKEEGIRALYSGISPALLRQASYGTIKIGTYNTLKRLFVENPEDETMAINVFCGVVSGVLSSSLANPTDVLKIRMQAQGSLLQGSMVSNFYNIYQTEGTRGLWRGVIPTAQRAAIVVGVELPVYDMTKKHLLSSGAMGDTILTHFISSFACGLAGALASNPVDVVRTRMMNQRVLSGAPMYKGTLDGLMQTWRNEGFFALYKGFWPNWLRLGPWNIIFFITFEQLKKLPF; this comes from the exons ATGTTCCACGCCCTCTTCAAGATCGGCAAAGAGGAGGGAATTCGAGCGCTGTATTCTGG GATTTCCCCCGCGCTGTTGAGACAAGCTTCTTACGGGACAATCAAGATCGGGACCTACAACACTCTGAAGAGGCTGTTTGTCGAAAATCCAGAAG ATGAGACCATGGCCATCAACGTCTTCTGTGGCGTGGTGTCTGGagtcctgtcctcctctctggccAACCCCACCGACGTCCTCAAG atcAGGATGCAGGCGCAGGGCAGTCTGCTCCAAGGCAGCATGGTGtccaacttctacaacatctaCCAGACAGAGGGCACCAGAGGGCTGTGGAGA GGCGTCATTCCCACAGCACAGCGAGCCGCCATTGTCGTCGGGGTGGAACTTCCCGTCTATGACATGACGAAAAAGCACCTGCTCAGCTCTGGGGCCATGGGAGACACCATTTTGACCCATTTCAT TTCCAGTTTCGCGTGCGGCCTGGCAGGAGCCCTCGCCTCCAACCCCGTAGACGTGGTCCGGACTCGTATGATGAACCAGCGGGTTCTGTCGGGGGCCCCCATGTACAAAGGAACCCTGGACGGACTGATGCAGACGTGGAGGAACGAGGGCTTCTTCGCTCTCTACAAGGGCTTCTGGCCCAACTGGCTACGACTGGGGCCTTGGAACATCATC TTCTTCATCACCTTCGAGCAGCTGAAGAAGCTTCCGTTTTAA
- the slc25a14 gene encoding brain mitochondrial carrier protein 1 isoform X1 encodes MDHLNWKPFIYGGMASIVAEFGTFPVDLTKTRLQVQGQSQYTEVRYRGMFHALFKIGKEEGIRALYSGISPALLRQASYGTIKIGTYNTLKRLFVENPEDETMAINVFCGVVSGVLSSSLANPTDVLKIRMQAQGSLLQGSMVSNFYNIYQTEGTRGLWRGVIPTAQRAAIVVGVELPVYDMTKKHLLSSGAMGDTILTHFISSFACGLAGALASNPVDVVRTRMMNQRVLSGAPMYKGTLDGLMQTWRNEGFFALYKGFWPNWLRLGPWNIIFFITFEQLKKLPF; translated from the exons ATGGACCACCTGAACTGGAAGCCGTTCATCTACGGAGGCATGGCCTCGATTGTCGCAGAGTTCG GGACATTTCCCGTTGACCTGACTAAGACCCGGCTGCAGGTCCAGGGTCAGTCCCAGTACACAGAGGTGCGCTACAGAGGCATGTTCCACGCCCTCTTCAAGATCGGCAAAGAGGAGGGAATTCGAGCGCTGTATTCTGG GATTTCCCCCGCGCTGTTGAGACAAGCTTCTTACGGGACAATCAAGATCGGGACCTACAACACTCTGAAGAGGCTGTTTGTCGAAAATCCAGAAG ATGAGACCATGGCCATCAACGTCTTCTGTGGCGTGGTGTCTGGagtcctgtcctcctctctggccAACCCCACCGACGTCCTCAAG atcAGGATGCAGGCGCAGGGCAGTCTGCTCCAAGGCAGCATGGTGtccaacttctacaacatctaCCAGACAGAGGGCACCAGAGGGCTGTGGAGA GGCGTCATTCCCACAGCACAGCGAGCCGCCATTGTCGTCGGGGTGGAACTTCCCGTCTATGACATGACGAAAAAGCACCTGCTCAGCTCTGGGGCCATGGGAGACACCATTTTGACCCATTTCAT TTCCAGTTTCGCGTGCGGCCTGGCAGGAGCCCTCGCCTCCAACCCCGTAGACGTGGTCCGGACTCGTATGATGAACCAGCGGGTTCTGTCGGGGGCCCCCATGTACAAAGGAACCCTGGACGGACTGATGCAGACGTGGAGGAACGAGGGCTTCTTCGCTCTCTACAAGGGCTTCTGGCCCAACTGGCTACGACTGGGGCCTTGGAACATCATC TTCTTCATCACCTTCGAGCAGCTGAAGAAGCTTCCGTTTTAA